The Nerophis ophidion isolate RoL-2023_Sa linkage group LG07, RoL_Noph_v1.0, whole genome shotgun sequence genome contains a region encoding:
- the mreg gene encoding melanoregulin: protein MGAAFSKFCMRCFCYCCADSDDDDEKQPLIPNPDPLEYFSREVQKRRDEETNLWSEPGDPSHTERDDDRALYSLLQARNKTRVGTTGYRRLSVDIEAMRDTRREVRDKWKTLLENLGFMAEADSLLNVSAGASLDRMRNAAAARSLLQTLHSETSLFNSGEAPPERYLFILDRLLYLDIAEDFLSKAKRFYPPRNSSDEDTPGGAINLPLLLARVSAMNGTGGDDEGDSEKSGDYP from the exons ATGGGCGCGGCGTTCTCCAAGTTCTGCATGCGGTGCTTCTGCTACTGCTGTGCCGACAGCGATGACGACGACGAGAAGCAGCCCTTGATACC AAACCCGGATCCGCTGGAATATTTCAGCCGGGAAGTCCAGAAACGTCGTGATGAGGAGACTAATCTGTGGAGCGAGCCGGGGGACCCCAGCCACACGGAGAGGGATGACGACCGAGCGCTGTACTCCCTCCTGCAGGCCCGCAACAAGACGCGTGTTGGAACTACG GGTTATCGTCGTCTAAGTGTGGACATTGAGGCCATGAGAGACACTCGCAGGGAAGTCCGAGACAAGTGGAAGACCCTCTTGGAAAACCTTG GCTTCATGGCGGAGGCCGACTCGCTGCTGAACGTGTCTGCCGGCGCTTCGCTCGACCGCATGCGCAACGCGGCGGCCGCGCGCTCTTTGCTGCAGACGCTCCATTCCGAGACTTCCCTTTTTAACAGCGGGGAAGCGCCGCCGGAAAGATACCTCTTCATTCTG GATCGCCTGCTGTATCTCGACATCGCTGAGGACTTTCTGTCTAAAGCAAAGCGCTTTTACCCACCACGAAACTCGTCGGACGAGGACACGCCAGGGGGCGCCATCAACCTGCCGTTGCTGCTGGCCCGAGTGAGCGCCATGAACGGGACAGGGGGCGACGACGAGGGCGACAGCGAAAAGTCGGGAGACTACCCGTGA